A genomic window from Halogeometricum borinquense DSM 11551 includes:
- a CDS encoding ribbon-helix-helix domain-containing protein, with the protein MERVTLRIPKQQIEEVERMVETGEFPNRSEAIRSAVREMLNEQQVEGRESSTKRGWAKV; encoded by the coding sequence ATGGAGCGTGTGACACTACGAATTCCGAAGCAGCAGATCGAAGAAGTCGAACGCATGGTCGAAACCGGGGAATTCCCGAACCGGTCCGAAGCGATTCGGTCCGCCGTGCGTGAGATGCTGAACGAGCAACAGGTCGAAGGGCGCGAGTCCTCCACCAAGCGCGGCTGGGCCAAGGTGTAA